A stretch of Castanea sativa cultivar Marrone di Chiusa Pesio chromosome 2, ASM4071231v1 DNA encodes these proteins:
- the LOC142626082 gene encoding chalcone synthase 1 — translation MVTVDEVRKLQRAEGPATVMAIGTATPPNCVDQSTYPDYYFRITNSEHKTELKEKFKRMCDKSMIKKRYMYLTEEILKENPHVCEYMAPSLDARQDMVVVEVPRLGKEAATKAIKEWGQPKSKITHLVFCTTSGVDMPGADYQLTKLLGLRPSVKRLMMYQQGCFAGGTVLRLAKDLAENNKGARVLVVCSEITAVTFRGPSDTHLDSLVGQALFGDGAAAIIIGADPIPEVEKPLFELVSASQTILPDSDGAIDGHLREVGLTFHLLKDVPGLISKNIEKSLAEAFQPLGISDWNSLFWIAHPGGPAILDQVELKLGLKPEKMRATRHVLSEYGNMSSACVLFILDEMRKKSKEDGLKTTGEGLEWGVLFGFGPGLTVETVVLHSVSS, via the exons atggtGACTGTTGATGAAGTACGTAAACTTCAAAGGGCTGAGGGTCCTGCCACAGTCATGGCTATTGGAACTGCTACTCCTCCCAATTGTGTAGACCAAAGCACTTACCCTGACTATTACTTCCGCATCACCAATAGCGAGCACAAGACTGAGCTCAAAGAGAAATTCAAGCGCATGT GTGACAAATCCATGATAAAGAAGAGGTATATGTATTTGACAGAAGAGATCCTAAAAGAAAACCCACATGTATGCGAATACATGGCACCTTCATTGGATGCAAGGCAAGACATGGTGGTTGTAGAAGTACCAAGGCTAGGCAAAGAAGCAGCCACAAAGGCCATCAAGGAATGGGGCCAGCCCAAGTCCAAGATTACCCACCTAGTCTTTTGCACCACTAGTGGTGTGGACATGCCTGGTGCTGATTACCAACTCACTAAGCTTTTGGGCCTACGCCCTTCAGTTAAGAGGCTGATGATGTACCAACAAGGTTGCTTTGCTGGTGGCACGGTTCTACGTTTAGCCAAAGACTTGGCTGAGAATAACAAGGGTGCTCGTGTACTTGTTGTGTGCTCTGAAATCACTGCTGTCACATTCCGTGGGCCTAGTGATACCCACCTTGATAGTCTTGTGGGTCAGGCTTTATTTGGTGATGGTGCAGCTGCTATTATAATTGGGGCTGACCCGATTCCTGAGGTTGAGAAGCCTTTATTTGAATTGGTCTCTGCTAGCCAAACCATTCTTCCTGATAGCGATGGAGCTATTGATGGGCATCTTCGTGAAGTTGGGCTTACATTTCATCTCCTAAAGGATGTTCCTGGCCTCATTTCAAAGAACATTGAGAAGAGCCTAGCTGAGGCATTCCAACCTCTGGGTATCTCCGATTGGAACTCCCTTTTCTGGATTGCACATCCTGGTGGGCCTGCTATCTTGGACCAAGTAGAGCTCAAATTGGGCCTCAAGCCCGAAAAGATGCGTGCCACACGTCATGTGCTTAGTGAGTATGGCAACATGTCAAGTGCttgtgttttgtttattttggatgaAATGAGGAAGAAGTCTAAGGAAGATGGGCTCAAGACCACCGGCGAGGGGCTCGAGTGGGGTGTGCTATTTGGGTTCGGCCCTGGGCTCACCGTCGAGACTGTTGTGCTCCACAGTGTCTCTTCTTAA
- the LOC142625103 gene encoding uncharacterized protein LOC142625103 → MPRTAIKGQILTDFVAEFTEGQINHEDTMMTVMTIGMENVTPWEVYTNGASNRKGAGVGVVLISPEKLVIEKSLRLGFSATNNEAEYEALLVGAQMVKHLGGKVVRLYCDSRLVVGQVNGEFEAKDKRMKSYLKRVQGVLGLFESFKVQQVPRGHNAHANSLAMLATSLGSKLPRMVMVEDLLTSSLTSISAVRVHSVHVGPSWMDPIIAFLQHGILPEDGTMAEKVRRSAPRYWLSEEQKLYRRSYAGLYLLCVHPEAVEPLLEELREGVCGSHTGGRSLAHRAMTQGYWWPSMQKTSQEYAKKCLKKRLDDAKGGWVEELPHVLWAYRTTPRRSTGETPFSMAYGMEAIIPLESGFPTQRSDQYDDANNRDRMFDCLNTIEERREVASVKTGSYRQKLKQTYDKRVRSRPLVPGDLVLRKIVGAARNPAWGKLGPNWEGPYKIISVAGVGAYRLEDLDGRVMPRPWNVNNLRRYYY, encoded by the exons atgcctcggaCAGCTATCAAAGGGCAAATCCTTACCGACTTCGTGGCCGAATTCACGGAAGGTCAGATTAACCACGAAGATACCATGATGACAGTAATGACCATTGGGATGGAAAACGTCACTCCTTGGGAAGTCTACACGAATGGGGCATCAAATCGAAAAGGAGCCGGGGTTGGAGTCGTGTTAATTTCTCCCGAAAAGCTAGTcattgaaaaatcattgaggCTGGGATTCtcagccactaataatgaggccgagtacgaggctctcTTGGTGGGCGCCCAAATGGTTAAACACTTGGGAGGAAAGGTAGTGAGGTTGTATTGTGATTCCAGATTAGTGGTAGGGCAAGTTAATGGAGAATTTGAGGCAAAAGATAAACGAATGAAAAGCTATCTCAAACGAGTCCAAggggtgttgggtttgtttgaaaGTTTCAAAGTACAACAAGTCCCAAGAGGACATAACGCACACGCTAACTCATTAGCAATGTTAGCCACTTCACTGGGTTCGAAATTACCACGTATGGTCATGGTGGAAGATTTACTGACCTCTAGCTTGACCAGCATCTCGGCAGTACGGGTTCACAGCGTTCATGTAGGCCCaagctggatggacccaattATAGCTTTCTTGCAGCACGGAATACTACCTGAAGATGGAACAATGGCCGAGAAGGTACGAAGAAGTGCTCCCCGTTATTGGTTGTCGGAAGAGCAGAAGCTCTATAGGCGTTCCTATGCAGGGCTATACCTGCTCTGCGTACATCCTGAAGCCGTGGAACCTTTATTGGAAGAGTTGCGTGAGGGGGTGTGTGGAAGCCATACCGGAGGAAGAtcattagctcatagagccatgactcaagggtattggtggccgagCATGCAGAAAACCTCCCAAGAGTATGCcaagaaat GTTTGAAGAAACGATTGGATGATGCTAAAGGAGGCTGGGTAGAAGAGTTGCCTCATGTATTATGGGCCTATCGGACTACACCCCGAAGATCGACAGGCGAGACACCCTTCTCAATGGCGTATGGTATGGAAGCTATAATACCACTAGAATCGGGTTTTCCCACCCAGAGATCTGACCAGTATGACGACGCGAATAATCGTGATAGGATGTTTGATTGTTTGAATACTATTGAGGAAAGAAGAGAAGTAGCCAGCGTAAAGACGGGTAGCTATCGGCAGAAACTCAAACAGACGTACGACAAAAGAGTTAGGTCCAGGCCCCTAGTACCAGGTGATTTGGTGCTGAGAAAAATAGTAGGTGCAGCAAGAAATCCTGCTTGGGGAAAgttgggacctaattgggaagggcCGTATAAAATCATCTCAGTAGCAGGTGTAGGGGCTTATCGTTTAGAAGATCTGGACGGGAGGGTGATGCctcgtccctggaatgtaaataacttacgacgtTACTATTATTAA